The Miscanthus floridulus cultivar M001 chromosome 17, ASM1932011v1, whole genome shotgun sequence genome has a window encoding:
- the LOC136516211 gene encoding GDSL esterase/lipase At5g45910-like: MEPLMLLPLTVLLSYLGHGTGAGATPPRFDSIFSFGNSYADTGNFVLQCAGLPSVPFNQSPYGETFFRRPTGRPSDGRLIIDFIAEALQVPLLPPFLSSRQPHQDLDFSRGANFAIVGGTALDVGFFLRRSAASVPPFRSSLRVQIGWFRRLKRSLCNTTTAAAAAGCKDRLMARSLFVVGELGSNDYGYILAGGKSLPEAKSFVPEVVKAICRGIERLVEEGARHMVVSGTLPAGCMPMALTKYGYGAGGKGKGNATTEYDRRTGCLRRLNGLAQYHNWMLREAVGRMRRKYPTTKLVYADFYRPVARLLRRPAKFGFTEEPIRACCGGGGPYNYNPGAACGSPGSTVCRQPSAHVHWDGIHLTEAAYKYIANGWLNGLYAYPSILDLLQ, encoded by the exons ATGGAGCCACTGATGCTGCTGCCACTCACCGTCCTCCTGTCATACCTTGGCCACGGCACTGGCGCCGGCGCAACGCCTCCGCGGTTTGACTCCATCTTTAGCTTCGGCAACTCGTACGCGGACACTGGGAACTTCGTCCTCCAGTGCGCCGGCCTCCCCTCCGTCCCCTTCAACCAGTCTCCCTACGGCGAGACCTTCTTCCGTCGCCCCACCGGCCGCCCCTCCGATGGCCGCCTGATCATCGACTTCATTG CGGAGGCGCTACAAGTCCCTCTCCTCCCACCGTTCCTGTCGTCGAGGCAGCCCCACCAGGACTTGGACTTCAGCCGCGGTGCGAACTTCGCCATCGTCGGCGGCACGGCGCTGGACGTGGGGTTCTTCCTCCGGCGCAGCGCCGCCAGCGTGCCGCCGTTCCGGAGCTCCCTGCGCGTGCAGATCGGGTGGTTCCGCAGGCTGAAGCGGTCGCTCTGCAACACCACTactgcggccgcggccgcggggtGCAAGGACCGCCTGATGGCGAGGTCGCTGTTCGTCGTGGGCGAGCTGGGCAGCAACGACTACGGCTACATCCTCGCCGGCGGCAAGAGCCTCCCGGAGGCCAAGTCCTTCGTCCCGGAGGTCGTCAAAGCCATCTGCAGAGGCATCGAG AGGCTGGTGGAAGAGGGAGCGAGACACATGGTGGTGTCGGGGACGCTGCCGGCGGGGTGCATGCCGATGGCGCTGACCAAGTACGGGTACGGCGCGggagggaaggggaaggggaacgcGACGACGGAGTACGATCGGCGGACGGGGTGCCTGCGGCGGCTCAACGGCCTGGCGCAGTACCACAACTGGATGCTGCGGGAGGCCGTCGGGCGCATGCGCCGGAAGTACCCGACCACCAAGCTCGTCTACGCCGACTTCTACCGGCCGGTGGCGCGGCTCCTCCGGCGGCCCGCCAAGTTCg GGTTCACCGAGGAGCCTATCCGGGCGTGCTGCGGCGGAGGCGGGCCATACAACTACAACCCTGGGGCAGCCTGTGGCTCACCTGGCTCCACCGTTTGCCGTCAGCCGTCTGCGCATGTGCACTGGGACGGCATTCACTTGACCGAGGCCGCCTACAAGTACATCGCCAACGGTTGGCTGAATGGGCTTTACGCCTATCCCTCCATCCTGGACTTGCTGCAATAG